GGCCCGCGGCCTGAGTGCCGGGTACCGGGTGCCTGAGTGCCGGGCGCCGGGTACCGAGTGCGCGGTGCCTGAGTGCCCGGGGATGCCTGGGCGCTCAGGCCGCGGGCCTCGCGCGCCCGCCGCCGCCAGGCGGGACTGTCGACGTAGTGGCACCTGTGCGGGGCCACTCGACGCCCTCGCTCATCCGCGTTTTCCGGATATCGAACATCCAGACGGGATCGCGCGACCCCCCGACTTGACCTCAAGTCCACGTGACGTTGAAGCCTTGGCCCCACCAACCGAGAGCGATGACAACAAGTCGAGAGCGAGGCCGGAATGCGCGAGATCCGAGTGACGGAGTTCGGCGGTCCCGAGGTGCTGGTGCCCGTGGCGGTGCCCGATCCCGAGCCGGGGGAGGGGCAGGTCGTGGTCGGCGTGTCCGTCGTGGACACGATCTTCGTGGAGACCCAGATCAGGAGCGGCCACGCGCGGACCTGGTTCCCCGTCCAGCCGCCGTATGTGCCCGGCGGCGGCGTCGCCGGGCATGTGACCCGCGTCGGCACGGGCGTCGACCCGGCGTGGATCGGCCGGGCCGTGATCACCCGCGCCGTGGTCAACGGCTCCTACGCCGAGCAGGTCGTCGCCGCGGCCGACGGGCTCGTCGCCGTTCCCGAGGGCCTCGGTCTGCCGGAGGCGGCGGCGCTCGCGCACGACGGGACGACGGCGATGATGCTTTTCGGCCCGGCCGGTGTCACAGCGGGGCAGTGGGTGCTGATCACAGCGGCGGGCGGCGGCATGGGGCTGCTGCTCACGCAGCTCGCCCACGCGGCTGGTGCCCGCGTCATCGGCGCGGCGCGCGGGGCGCGCAAGCTGGCGCTGATCCGGGAGCTGGGCGCGGAGGTGGTCGTCGACTACACCGAGCCGGGCTGGACGGACGAGGTGCGCAAGGTGACGGGCGGCGCCGGGGTGGACGTGCTGTGGGACGGCGCGGGCGGCGAGATCGGCCGGGCGGCGTTCGAGGTCGCGGCGGACGGCGCCCGGGTCTCCGCGCACGGCGCGCCCAGCAGCTCGTTCGCCGCCATCGACCCGGCGGAGGCGGCCCGCCGGAACATCACGCTGACCGGCATCGCCGAGCTCCAGGTCTCCCCGGCGGACGCGGTGGGCCGCACGGTCGAGGCGGTGGAGGCGGCGGCGGCCGGGCGGATGCGGCCGCACATCAGCCGCACATTCCCCCTGGAACGGGCGGCCGACGCCCACGCGGCCATCGAGAACCGCGACATCACCGGGAAGGCGCTGCTACTGGTCGGCTGACGCGGCGGTCGCCGCCTCGCCGCGGGCCTGTGCCTCCGCCCGGCGGGCGATGGCGCGCAGCAGCTCCAGCCGGATGAACATGGCGCCGCCGAGCCGGATGAGTGCCCAGTACGGCGCGAACTTCCGGCGGCTCACCGGGTCGTTGGTCCGCACCCTGGTCTCGGCGGCGAGCAGGGTGCGGCCGTCGGCGATCGGCGTGAGCCGGAAGGCGAGGGCGGCCTTGGCCCACCCGGGCTCGGCGAACGCGGCGAACGCCTCGGCGTCGCGCGTCTCCTCCGGCCCCGGCGTCGGCCGGAGCCGCCAGAACCGCGCCACCCGGCCGTGGACGGTCTCCCGCCCCTCGTCCCGGCGCAGCTCCGGCATGGGCGCCACGTCGAGAAGCCGCCCGGACATCGGGGGGGAGCCGAGGTGACGAATCATCATCAGGGCGCGGGCGACGGGGAGTTCGTCTCCGGTCACCCCCTGGATCGCCGCCCATACGGCCTCGGGCGACGCGCCGACGCGCCGGGTGTAGCGGGTGCGGAAGTCGTACACCGGGAGGAGCTGATCGAGGATCGTGGTCATGCCGTCACCCTTCCTTTCTGGACGCTACCGTCCAGAATGCTAGTGTACGCGGCCGTTCAGAAGTGCTTTCTCCCCGGGGGCCCCATGCCGAGAACCGCCCGCCTGACCCGCGACGACTGGGCCGCCGCCGCCCTCGACGCCCTCGCCGAGGGCGGCCCGCCGGCCGTCGCCGTCGAGCCGGTCGCCGCCCGCCTCGGCGCCTCGAAGTCCAGCTTCTACTGGCTGTTCGACAACCGTCAGGCCCTGCTCGCCGCCGCTCTGGAACGCTGGGAGCGCGTCCAGACCGACGAGATCCTCCCCTGGCTGGCCGCTCTGCCCCCGGCCGAACGCCTCCGCCGCCTGGTCCACCACGCCTTCGCGGACACCACCGGCCGGGGCGACCTGGCCCTGCGCCTGCTGACGGAATCCGCCGACCCGCTGGTACGCGAGGTCACCGAGCGCGTCACCGAGCGCCGCCTCGCCGTCCTGGAATCGGCCTTCACCGCACTCGGCCATCCCCCGGAGGCGGCCCGCCACTACGCGATGGCCGGCTACTCCGCCTACCTCGGCGCGGCGGCCCTCCGCCACACCCCCAGCGCCCCGGCCGACCCGGCCGCCTACATCGACACGATCCTGAGGGCCTTCGGCGTCCCGGCCGAGGACTGATGCCTCGCCCGTGCGCGGGAGGCCCAGGCGCGCCTTCGGATCGCCGACTCATGACTTTTGGGAGGGGCAGTGCAGGAAGACCGATCGGCTCTGGAGCACGAGGAAACGATCGCTTGGACGGAGGGCGTGAGCGCATTCGACTACGTGCGCCAGTCCGTGAATCGATCATCTGCCTCCCGCACTCGGCCCGTCTCCTGGGCCCGGGGTGGGACGGCGGGTCGGTTGTGCGGTGCTCCGAGCGGACGCGCCCAGCGGTGAGGTACCCGGCACGTTCGCCCGTCGAGTCTTCTGGGTGAAGGATCACGACCGCTCCGAACAGCCGAATGGCTTGTACAAGACCTCGGCGCCGAGTGAGGCCGTAGATCCTCGGACGGTCGAACCGGGTGCCTGGGGACAGCTGACAGAGCGGGCGTGGGGCTCCCCGTTCCCAGAGGAATAACGATCGTCCGGGGCCGTCTCTGGGCCGTCCGGGGACGGCCCGGGACGACCGACGACGACCGACGACGACCAATGACAACCGGAACGGCCCGCCCCCGTGCTGGTCGGGAGCGGGCCTTCCAAGGCCGTTTCAGCCGATGGTCACATGTTGATCATGTGGCCGGCCAGGCCGTGGATCGCTTCCTTCACCGCCTCGCCCAGCGTCGGGTGG
Above is a window of Streptomyces sp. NBC_01803 DNA encoding:
- a CDS encoding DUF6009 family protein, producing the protein MLRADAPSGEVPGTFARRVFWVKDHDRSEQPNGLYKTSAPSEAVDPRTVEPGAWGQLTERAWGSPFPEE
- a CDS encoding zinc-binding dehydrogenase encodes the protein MREIRVTEFGGPEVLVPVAVPDPEPGEGQVVVGVSVVDTIFVETQIRSGHARTWFPVQPPYVPGGGVAGHVTRVGTGVDPAWIGRAVITRAVVNGSYAEQVVAAADGLVAVPEGLGLPEAAALAHDGTTAMMLFGPAGVTAGQWVLITAAGGGMGLLLTQLAHAAGARVIGAARGARKLALIRELGAEVVVDYTEPGWTDEVRKVTGGAGVDVLWDGAGGEIGRAAFEVAADGARVSAHGAPSSSFAAIDPAEAARRNITLTGIAELQVSPADAVGRTVEAVEAAAAGRMRPHISRTFPLERAADAHAAIENRDITGKALLLVG
- a CDS encoding TetR/AcrR family transcriptional regulator, coding for MPRTARLTRDDWAAAALDALAEGGPPAVAVEPVAARLGASKSSFYWLFDNRQALLAAALERWERVQTDEILPWLAALPPAERLRRLVHHAFADTTGRGDLALRLLTESADPLVREVTERVTERRLAVLESAFTALGHPPEAARHYAMAGYSAYLGAAALRHTPSAPADPAAYIDTILRAFGVPAED